A window from Vulpes vulpes isolate BD-2025 chromosome 9, VulVul3, whole genome shotgun sequence encodes these proteins:
- the CAMSAP3 gene encoding calmodulin-regulated spectrin-associated protein 3 isoform X4, with protein sequence MVEAAPPGPGPLRRTFLVPEIKSLDQYDFSRAKAAASLAWVLRAAFGGAEHVPSELWEPFYTDQYAQEHVKPPVTRLLLSAELYCRAWRQALPQLEPPPSPSALLALLARRGTVPALPERPVQEADLRHQPILMGAHLAVIDALMVAFAFEWTKTLPGPLALASLEHKLLFWVDTTIRRLQEKTEQEAAQRASPVAPADGVAPAQPSCPTRWYWKLVPHAIAFCLKESGSKPPMIRYRKDRAVARRAPCFPTVTTLQDLASGAALAATIHCYCPQLLRLEEVCLKDPMSVADSLYNLQLVQDFCASRLPRGCPLSLEDLLYVPPPLKINLVVLLAEMFMCFEVLKPDFVQAKDLPDGHAASPRATEASPAQNSSGCSSPVFNFRHPLLSPGGPQSPLRGSTGSLKSSPSMSHMEALGKAWNRQLSDVDVVMGDPVLLRSVSSDSLGPPRPVPARTPVQPPPEPGDLPTIEEALQIIHSAEPRLLPDGAADGSFYLHSPEGSSKLPLASSYPLEGASKPLPDGPTKVPTYVPHPEGPLKPSPCLAGEVSKPLALSEGSPKAAASSPAAGNSEVKMTSFAERKKQLVKAEAEAGSPAATPTAPEALSSEMSELGARLEEKRRAIEAQKRRIEAIFAKHRQRLGKSAFLQVQPREAGGDAEVEPGLVPGGERPAGEGQGEPSPRPKAVTFSPELGPVPPEGLGDYNRAVSKLSAALSSLQRDMQRLTDQQQRLLAPPEAPGPAPPPAAWVIPGPTAGPKAASPSPARRAPAARRSPGPGPSPTPRSPKHARPAELRLAPLTRVLTPPHDVDSLPHLRKFSPSQVPVQTRSSILLAEGSPPEEPVARPGLIEIPLGSLEEPTAEDEGDGSPPGAEDSLEEEASSEGEPRAGLGFFYKDEDKPEDEMAQKRASLLERQQRRAEEARRRKQWQEAEKEQRREEAARLAQEEVTSGPPAPPAPVAPSATPAPAARAPVEEEVGPRRGDFTRLEYERRAQLKLMDDLDKVLRPRAAGTGGPGRGGRRAPRPRSGCCDDSALARSPARGLLGSRLSKVYSQSTLSLSTVANEAPHNLGVKRPTSRAPSPSGLMSPSRLPGSRERDWENGSNASSPASVPEYTGPRLYKEPSAKSNKFIIHNALSHCCLAGKVNEPQKNRILEEIEKSKANHFLILFRDSSCQFRALYTLSGETEELTRLAGYGPRTVTPAMVEGIYKYNSDRKRFTQIPAKTMSMSVDAFTIQGHLWQSKKPTTPKKGSSTPK encoded by the exons AGCATGTGCCCTCGGAGCTGTGGGAGCCCTTCTACACCGACCAGTACGCGCAGGAGCACGTGAAGCCCCCCGTGACGCGGCTGCTGCTCTCGGCCGAGCTCTACTGCCGGGCCTGGCGCCAGGCGCTGCCGCAGCTCgagcccccccccagcccctctgcGCTGCTGGCCCTGCTGGCGAGGAGGGGCACAGTGCCCGCGCTGCCGGAGCGCCCCGTGCAGGAGGCCGACCTGAGGCACCAGCCTATCCTCATG ggagcccacctGGCTGTCATTGACGCCCTCATGGTTGCCTTCGCCTTCGAGTGGACAAAGACACTGCCCGGTCCTTTGGCCCTGGCCAGCTTGGAGCACAAGCTCCTTTTCTGGGTGGACACG aCCATCCGGCGGCTGCAGGAGAAGACTGAGCAGGAAGCTGCCCAGAGAGCCTCTCCCGTGGCCCCTGCAGATGGGGTGGCCCCAGCACAGCCCTCG TGCCCCACACGCTGGTACTGGAAGCTGGTTCCT CACGCAATTGCCTTCTGTTTGAAGGAGTCGGGGAGCAAACCCCCCATG ATCCGATACCGCAAGGACCGAGCTGTGGCCCGACGCGCCCCCTGCTTTCCAACCGTGACCACCCTCCAGGATCTGGCAAGTGGGGCCGCGCTGGCTGCCACAATCCACTGCTATTGTCCCCAGCTCTTGCGACTCGAGG AGGTGTGCCTCAAGGACCCCATGTCTGTGGCGGACAGCCTGTACAACCTCCAGCTGGTGCAGGATTTTTGTGCCTCCCGCCTTCCTCGCGGCTGCCCCCTGTCCCTGGAGGACCTGCTTTATGTCCCACCGCCCCTCAAG ATCAACCTGGTGGTGCTGCTCGCCGAGATGTTCATGTGCTTTGAGGTGCTGAAACCTGATTTTGTACAGGCCAAGGACCTGCCAGACGGTCATG CGGCCTCCCCCCGGGCCACGGAGGCCTCTCCCGCTCAGAACAGCAGTGGCTGCAG TTCTCCTGTCTTCAACTTCCGCCACCCACTCCTGTCACCCGGCGGCCCCCAGTCCCCACTCCGTGGATCCACAG GGTCCCTGAAGTCCTCCCCGTCCATGTCCCACATGGAGGCCCTCGGCAAGGCCTGGAACCGTCAGCTCAG CGATGTGGATGTCGTCATGGGAGACCCCGTCCTGCTCCGCTCCGTCAGCTCAGACAGCTTGGGCCCCCCGCGCCCTGTGCCAGCCCGGACCCCCGTCCAGCCACCCCCGGAGCCTGGCGACCTGCCTACCATCGAGGAGGCCCTGCAGATCATCCACAGTGCCGAGCCCCGGCTGCTCCCAGATGGGGCTGCCGACGGCAGCTTCTACCTCCACTCCCCTGAGGGCTCCTCCAAACTGCCGCTGGCTTCCTCCTACCCACTCGAGGGCGCCTCGAAGCCACTGCCCGATGGGCCCACCAAAGTACCCACCTACGTGCCCCACCCCGAGGGCCCCTTGAAACCATCTCCCTGCCTGGCCGGGGAGGTGTCGAAACCGCTGGCCCTATCCGAGGGCTCCCCGAAGGCAGCAGCCTCGTCCCCCGCGGCCGGCAACTCCGAAGTGAAGATGACCAGCTTTGCAGAACGCAAGAAGCAGCTGGTGAAGGCTGAGGCCGAGGCAGGGTCCCCGGCGGCCACCCCCACAGCACCGGAGGCCCTGAGCTCAGAGATGAGCGAGCTGGGAGCCCGGCTGGAGGAGAAACGGCGGGCCATCGAGGCTCAGAAGCGACGGATCGAGGCCATCTTCGCCAAGCACCGCCAGCGACTGGGCAAGAGCGCTTTCCTGCAGGTGCAGCCACGGGAGGCCGGAGGGGACGCAGAGGTGGAGCCGGGCCTGGTCCCCGGTGGGGAGCGGCCGGCGGGTGAGGGCCAGGGTGAGCCGTCCCCACGGCCCAAGGCAGTGACTTTCTCACCCGAACTGGGCCCGGTGCCCCCTGAGGGGCTGGGGGACTATAACCGGGCGGTCAGCAAGCTAAGCGCTGCGCTGAGCTCCCTGCAGCGGGACATGCAGAGGCTCACGGACCAGCAGCAGCGGCTCCTGGCCCCGCCTGAAgcccccgggcccgccccgccgcccgctgcCTGGGTCATCCCTGGTCCCACGGCGGGTCCCAAAGCCGCCTCTCCCAGCCCCGCTCGGCGAGCCCCAGCTGCCCGGCgcagccccgggcccggccccagCCCGACGCCCCGAAGCCCGAAACACGCACGGCCGGCGGAGCTGCGGCTGGCGCCCCTGACCAGGGTGCTCACGCCTCCCCACGATGTAGACAGCCTCCCCCACCTGCGCAAGTTCTCGCCGAGCCAGGTGCCCGTGCAGACACGCTCCTCTATCCTCCTGGCGGAGGGGTCACCTCCAGAGGAGCCTGTGGCCCGGCCCGGCCTCATCGAGATCCCCCTGGGCAGCCTGGAAGAGCCCACAGCCGAGGACGAGGGAGACGGGAGCCCCCCCGGTGCTGAGGACTCCTTAGAGGAAGAGGCATCTTCAGAGGGAGAGccccgggctgggctgggcttcTTCTACAAG GATGAAGACAAGCCCGAGGACGAGATGGCCCAAAAGCGGGCCAGCCTGCTGGAGCGGCAGCAGCGGCGGGCAGAGGAGGCTCGTCGGCGGAAACAGTGGCAGGAGGCCGAGAAGGAGCAGCGGAGGGAAGAGGCCGCTCG GCTGGCCCAGGAGGAGGTGACCTCAGGCCCCCCGGCTCCCCCAGCTCCCGTGGCCCCCTCAGCAACCCCAGCCCCTGCTGCCAGGGCCCCAGTGGAGGAAGAGGTGGGCCCCAGGCGGGGGGACTTCACTCGGCTTGAGTATGAACGCAGGGCCCAACTGAAGCTGATGGATGACCTTGACAAAGTGCTGCGGCCgcgggctgcggggaccggggggccgggccggggcgggcggagGGCCCCCCGGCCACGCTCTGGTTGCTGTGATGACTCGGCCCTGGCACGAAGCCCTGCCCGTGGCCTGCTGG gctcccggctcagcaaaGTCTACTCTCAGTCCACCCTGTCACTATCGACTGTGGCCAACGAGGCCCCCCATAACCTTGGCGTGAAGAGGCCCACGTCTCG GGCTCCGTCCCCATCCGGCCTCATGTCCCCCAGCCGCCTGCCTGGCAGCCGTGAGCGCGACTGGGAGAACGGCAGCAACGCCTCGTCCCCGGCATCGGTGCCTGAGTACACAG GTCCGCGGCTGTACAAGGAGCCCAGCGCCAAGTCCAACAAGTTCATCATCCACAACGCCCTGTCTCACTGCTGCTTGGCGGGCAAGGTGAACGAACCGCAGAAGAACCGCATCCTTGAG GAAATTGAGAAGAGCAAGGCCAACCACTTCCTGATCCTCTTCCGCGACTCGAGCTGCCAGTTCCGAGCCCTGTATACACTGTCCGGGGAGACAGAGGAGCTGACGCGGCTGGCAGGCTACGGCCCCCGTACGGTCACGCCCGCCATGGTTGAGGGCATCTACAAGTACAACTCAGATCGCAAGCGCTTTACCCAGATCCCTGCCAAGACCATGTCCATGAGTGTAGACGCCTTCACCATCCAGGGCCACCTCTGGCAGAGCAAGAAGCCCACTACTCCCAAGAAGGGCAGCAGCACCCCCAAGTAG
- the CAMSAP3 gene encoding calmodulin-regulated spectrin-associated protein 3 isoform X5, with protein sequence MVEAAPPGPGPLRRTFLVPEIKSLDQYDFSRAKAAASLAWVLRAAFGGAEHVPSELWEPFYTDQYAQEHVKPPVTRLLLSAELYCRAWRQALPQLEPPPSPSALLALLARRGTVPALPERPVQEADLRHQPILMGAHLAVIDALMVAFAFEWTKTLPGPLALASLEHKLLFWVDTTIRRLQEKTEQEAAQRASPVAPADGVAPAQPSIRYRKDRAVARRAPCFPTVTTLQDLASGAALAATIHCYCPQLLRLEEVCLKDPMSVADSLYNLQLVQDFCASRLPRGCPLSLEDLLYVPPPLKINLVVLLAEMFMCFEVLKPDFVQAKDLPDGHAASPRATEASPAQNSSGCSSPVFNFRHPLLSPGGPQSPLRGSTGSLKSSPSMSHMEALGKAWNRQLSRPLSQAVSFSTPFGLDSDVDVVMGDPVLLRSVSSDSLGPPRPVPARTPVQPPPEPGDLPTIEEALQIIHSAEPRLLPDGAADGSFYLHSPEGSSKLPLASSYPLEGASKPLPDGPTKVPTYVPHPEGPLKPSPCLAGEVSKPLALSEGSPKAAASSPAAGNSEVKMTSFAERKKQLVKAEAEAGSPAATPTAPEALSSEMSELGARLEEKRRAIEAQKRRIEAIFAKHRQRLGKSAFLQVQPREAGGDAEVEPGLVPGGERPAGEGQGEPSPRPKAVTFSPELGPVPPEGLGDYNRAVSKLSAALSSLQRDMQRLTDQQQRLLAPPEAPGPAPPPAAWVIPGPTAGPKAASPSPARRAPAARRSPGPGPSPTPRSPKHARPAELRLAPLTRVLTPPHDVDSLPHLRKFSPSQVPVQTRSSILLAEGSPPEEPVARPGLIEIPLGSLEEPTAEDEGDGSPPGAEDSLEEEASSEGEPRAGLGFFYKDEDKPEDEMAQKRASLLERQQRRAEEARRRKQWQEAEKEQRREEAARLAQEEVTSGPPAPPAPVAPSATPAPAARAPVEEEVGPRRGDFTRLEYERRAQLKLMDDLDKVLRPRAAGTGGPGRGGRRAPRPRSGCCDDSALARSPARGLLGSRLSKVYSQSTLSLSTVANEAPHNLGVKRPTSRAPSPSGLMSPSRLPGSRERDWENGSNASSPASVPEYTGPRLYKEPSAKSNKFIIHNALSHCCLAGKVNEPQKNRILEEIEKSKANHFLILFRDSSCQFRALYTLSGETEELTRLAGYGPRTVTPAMVEGIYKYNSDRKRFTQIPAKTMSMSVDAFTIQGHLWQSKKPTTPKKGSSTPK encoded by the exons AGCATGTGCCCTCGGAGCTGTGGGAGCCCTTCTACACCGACCAGTACGCGCAGGAGCACGTGAAGCCCCCCGTGACGCGGCTGCTGCTCTCGGCCGAGCTCTACTGCCGGGCCTGGCGCCAGGCGCTGCCGCAGCTCgagcccccccccagcccctctgcGCTGCTGGCCCTGCTGGCGAGGAGGGGCACAGTGCCCGCGCTGCCGGAGCGCCCCGTGCAGGAGGCCGACCTGAGGCACCAGCCTATCCTCATG ggagcccacctGGCTGTCATTGACGCCCTCATGGTTGCCTTCGCCTTCGAGTGGACAAAGACACTGCCCGGTCCTTTGGCCCTGGCCAGCTTGGAGCACAAGCTCCTTTTCTGGGTGGACACG aCCATCCGGCGGCTGCAGGAGAAGACTGAGCAGGAAGCTGCCCAGAGAGCCTCTCCCGTGGCCCCTGCAGATGGGGTGGCCCCAGCACAGCCCTCG ATCCGATACCGCAAGGACCGAGCTGTGGCCCGACGCGCCCCCTGCTTTCCAACCGTGACCACCCTCCAGGATCTGGCAAGTGGGGCCGCGCTGGCTGCCACAATCCACTGCTATTGTCCCCAGCTCTTGCGACTCGAGG AGGTGTGCCTCAAGGACCCCATGTCTGTGGCGGACAGCCTGTACAACCTCCAGCTGGTGCAGGATTTTTGTGCCTCCCGCCTTCCTCGCGGCTGCCCCCTGTCCCTGGAGGACCTGCTTTATGTCCCACCGCCCCTCAAG ATCAACCTGGTGGTGCTGCTCGCCGAGATGTTCATGTGCTTTGAGGTGCTGAAACCTGATTTTGTACAGGCCAAGGACCTGCCAGACGGTCATG CGGCCTCCCCCCGGGCCACGGAGGCCTCTCCCGCTCAGAACAGCAGTGGCTGCAG TTCTCCTGTCTTCAACTTCCGCCACCCACTCCTGTCACCCGGCGGCCCCCAGTCCCCACTCCGTGGATCCACAG GGTCCCTGAAGTCCTCCCCGTCCATGTCCCACATGGAGGCCCTCGGCAAGGCCTGGAACCGTCAGCTCAG CCGTCCGCTCTCCCAGGCAGTGTCGTTCAGCACCCCCTTTGGCCTGGACAGCGATGTGGATGTCGTCATGGGAGACCCCGTCCTGCTCCGCTCCGTCAGCTCAGACAGCTTGGGCCCCCCGCGCCCTGTGCCAGCCCGGACCCCCGTCCAGCCACCCCCGGAGCCTGGCGACCTGCCTACCATCGAGGAGGCCCTGCAGATCATCCACAGTGCCGAGCCCCGGCTGCTCCCAGATGGGGCTGCCGACGGCAGCTTCTACCTCCACTCCCCTGAGGGCTCCTCCAAACTGCCGCTGGCTTCCTCCTACCCACTCGAGGGCGCCTCGAAGCCACTGCCCGATGGGCCCACCAAAGTACCCACCTACGTGCCCCACCCCGAGGGCCCCTTGAAACCATCTCCCTGCCTGGCCGGGGAGGTGTCGAAACCGCTGGCCCTATCCGAGGGCTCCCCGAAGGCAGCAGCCTCGTCCCCCGCGGCCGGCAACTCCGAAGTGAAGATGACCAGCTTTGCAGAACGCAAGAAGCAGCTGGTGAAGGCTGAGGCCGAGGCAGGGTCCCCGGCGGCCACCCCCACAGCACCGGAGGCCCTGAGCTCAGAGATGAGCGAGCTGGGAGCCCGGCTGGAGGAGAAACGGCGGGCCATCGAGGCTCAGAAGCGACGGATCGAGGCCATCTTCGCCAAGCACCGCCAGCGACTGGGCAAGAGCGCTTTCCTGCAGGTGCAGCCACGGGAGGCCGGAGGGGACGCAGAGGTGGAGCCGGGCCTGGTCCCCGGTGGGGAGCGGCCGGCGGGTGAGGGCCAGGGTGAGCCGTCCCCACGGCCCAAGGCAGTGACTTTCTCACCCGAACTGGGCCCGGTGCCCCCTGAGGGGCTGGGGGACTATAACCGGGCGGTCAGCAAGCTAAGCGCTGCGCTGAGCTCCCTGCAGCGGGACATGCAGAGGCTCACGGACCAGCAGCAGCGGCTCCTGGCCCCGCCTGAAgcccccgggcccgccccgccgcccgctgcCTGGGTCATCCCTGGTCCCACGGCGGGTCCCAAAGCCGCCTCTCCCAGCCCCGCTCGGCGAGCCCCAGCTGCCCGGCgcagccccgggcccggccccagCCCGACGCCCCGAAGCCCGAAACACGCACGGCCGGCGGAGCTGCGGCTGGCGCCCCTGACCAGGGTGCTCACGCCTCCCCACGATGTAGACAGCCTCCCCCACCTGCGCAAGTTCTCGCCGAGCCAGGTGCCCGTGCAGACACGCTCCTCTATCCTCCTGGCGGAGGGGTCACCTCCAGAGGAGCCTGTGGCCCGGCCCGGCCTCATCGAGATCCCCCTGGGCAGCCTGGAAGAGCCCACAGCCGAGGACGAGGGAGACGGGAGCCCCCCCGGTGCTGAGGACTCCTTAGAGGAAGAGGCATCTTCAGAGGGAGAGccccgggctgggctgggcttcTTCTACAAG GATGAAGACAAGCCCGAGGACGAGATGGCCCAAAAGCGGGCCAGCCTGCTGGAGCGGCAGCAGCGGCGGGCAGAGGAGGCTCGTCGGCGGAAACAGTGGCAGGAGGCCGAGAAGGAGCAGCGGAGGGAAGAGGCCGCTCG GCTGGCCCAGGAGGAGGTGACCTCAGGCCCCCCGGCTCCCCCAGCTCCCGTGGCCCCCTCAGCAACCCCAGCCCCTGCTGCCAGGGCCCCAGTGGAGGAAGAGGTGGGCCCCAGGCGGGGGGACTTCACTCGGCTTGAGTATGAACGCAGGGCCCAACTGAAGCTGATGGATGACCTTGACAAAGTGCTGCGGCCgcgggctgcggggaccggggggccgggccggggcgggcggagGGCCCCCCGGCCACGCTCTGGTTGCTGTGATGACTCGGCCCTGGCACGAAGCCCTGCCCGTGGCCTGCTGG gctcccggctcagcaaaGTCTACTCTCAGTCCACCCTGTCACTATCGACTGTGGCCAACGAGGCCCCCCATAACCTTGGCGTGAAGAGGCCCACGTCTCG GGCTCCGTCCCCATCCGGCCTCATGTCCCCCAGCCGCCTGCCTGGCAGCCGTGAGCGCGACTGGGAGAACGGCAGCAACGCCTCGTCCCCGGCATCGGTGCCTGAGTACACAG GTCCGCGGCTGTACAAGGAGCCCAGCGCCAAGTCCAACAAGTTCATCATCCACAACGCCCTGTCTCACTGCTGCTTGGCGGGCAAGGTGAACGAACCGCAGAAGAACCGCATCCTTGAG GAAATTGAGAAGAGCAAGGCCAACCACTTCCTGATCCTCTTCCGCGACTCGAGCTGCCAGTTCCGAGCCCTGTATACACTGTCCGGGGAGACAGAGGAGCTGACGCGGCTGGCAGGCTACGGCCCCCGTACGGTCACGCCCGCCATGGTTGAGGGCATCTACAAGTACAACTCAGATCGCAAGCGCTTTACCCAGATCCCTGCCAAGACCATGTCCATGAGTGTAGACGCCTTCACCATCCAGGGCCACCTCTGGCAGAGCAAGAAGCCCACTACTCCCAAGAAGGGCAGCAGCACCCCCAAGTAG